Proteins found in one Spirochaetota bacterium genomic segment:
- a CDS encoding DUF3795 domain-containing protein, with translation MDSLVAYCGYDCTKCPAFLAYKNGVQNIDKEALIKWASNSGSNLKPEEIICSGCTSNDEIKFKFCYECKIRECASSKDLVNCGYCENYPCSNLDEVFSYSKEAKYRLDNINMQFLE, from the coding sequence ATGGATTCATTAGTTGCTTATTGTGGATACGATTGTACTAAATGTCCTGCTTTCTTGGCTTACAAAAATGGTGTTCAAAATATCGACAAAGAAGCTTTGATAAAATGGGCTTCAAATTCAGGAAGTAATTTAAAACCTGAAGAAATTATTTGTTCAGGTTGCACAAGTAATGATGAAATTAAATTTAAGTTTTGTTATGAATGTAAAATTAGAGAATGTGCTTCATCTAAAGATCTTGTAAATTGTGGTTATTGCGAAAATTACCCATGTAGTAATCTCGATGAAGTATTTTCTTATTCTAAAGAAGCAAAATATAGACTTGATAATATAAATATGCAATTTTTAGAATAA
- a CDS encoding MATE family efflux transporter, with protein sequence MSSSINENKNISILLGNPKRAIIKISIPMILANIVQTLYNIVDAVWVSGIGGNALASIGVFFPFNMAIVSLCIGMSTGVSTSIARFIGAGDFENANKSANQSLILTFFLSVSFMLLLSPTISIIFRKIGLKGIVYNYALLYAYPLIYGNIFLFLTNTIYGILRGSGNSRGTMVGIICGALINIILDPIFIYFFKLGVLGASIATIISQFISLVVVFRIMINKSNLLKIKFNYLNVIKEKFYYKNKKIIFDNYIIKDIIIVALPSALAQLSMSLAMFFINYFVLRVSDSTGLAIFTSSWRIILLAIVPLTGLAASSNVVIGANYGRKSFGGVKTSYFYSIFFGIVIELIIFILINIFSKEISYIFSLNKENIEFIPLISQSIRYLSIFIPFVSFGMNSSSFFQGIGNGRMALIITIIRTIILQIFFSFLFGVFFKLGIKGICIGISLANITGSFIGFSIGCNELKKMRLILSK encoded by the coding sequence ATGAGTAGTTCAATAAATGAAAATAAAAATATATCAATATTATTGGGTAATCCTAAAAGAGCAATTATTAAGATTTCTATTCCAATGATTTTAGCTAATATAGTTCAAACTCTTTATAATATAGTTGATGCTGTATGGGTATCTGGTATAGGAGGTAATGCTCTTGCTTCAATTGGCGTATTTTTCCCTTTTAATATGGCTATAGTATCTTTATGTATAGGAATGTCTACTGGTGTCAGTACCTCTATTGCAAGATTTATTGGTGCAGGAGATTTTGAAAATGCTAATAAATCTGCAAATCAATCTTTGATTTTAACATTTTTCTTATCAGTATCTTTCATGCTTTTATTATCTCCAACAATTAGCATTATATTTAGAAAGATTGGTCTTAAAGGAATAGTTTATAATTATGCATTGTTATATGCTTATCCTTTAATATATGGAAACATTTTTTTATTTTTAACAAATACAATATATGGTATTTTAAGAGGTTCTGGAAATTCTAGAGGGACAATGGTAGGCATTATTTGTGGGGCTTTAATTAATATAATTCTTGATCCTATATTTATTTATTTTTTTAAATTAGGTGTTTTAGGGGCTTCTATTGCTACAATTATATCCCAATTTATAAGTTTGGTTGTTGTTTTTAGAATCATGATTAATAAAAGTAATTTGCTTAAAATAAAATTTAATTATTTAAATGTAATTAAAGAAAAGTTTTACTATAAGAATAAAAAAATAATTTTTGATAATTATATAATAAAAGATATAATTATTGTAGCTTTACCATCTGCTCTTGCTCAACTATCAATGTCTTTAGCTATGTTTTTTATTAATTATTTTGTATTAAGAGTTAGTGATTCTACAGGGTTAGCAATATTTACAAGTTCATGGAGAATAATTCTATTAGCGATTGTTCCTTTAACTGGACTTGCTGCTTCTTCAAATGTAGTAATAGGTGCTAATTATGGTAGAAAAAGTTTTGGTGGAGTTAAAACTAGCTATTTTTATTCAATTTTTTTTGGAATTGTTATTGAGTTAATTATTTTTATTTTGATTAATATTTTTTCTAAAGAAATATCATATATTTTTTCCCTTAATAAAGAGAATATAGAATTTATACCTTTAATTTCCCAGTCAATTAGATATCTTTCTATATTTATTCCTTTTGTTTCTTTTGGTATGAATTCCTCATCTTTTTTCCAAGGAATAGGGAATGGTAGAATGGCTTTAATAATTACCATAATTAGAACAATAATTTTACAAATATTTTTTTCTTTTCTTTTTGGAGTATTTTTTAAACTGGGAATAAAAGGTATATGTATAGGTATTTCACTTGCAAATATAACTGGTTCCTTTATTGGCTTTTCTATAGGGTGTAATGAGTTAAAAAAAATGAGGTTAATACTAAGCAAATAA
- a CDS encoding glycine--tRNA ligase, whose product MPSNTTKDIKEIVSLCKRRGFIFQGSEIYGGLANSWDYGPLGAQLKKNIKDYFWKVFVQKRDDIYPIDSSILMHPKVWEASGHLENFKDPLIDCKDCKERFRADKLIEETTSIKVEGLNNQKLSEIIENNQNIKCPNCGAHNFTPVRSFNLMFKTYQGVVEGEENIIYLRPETAQGIFINFLNILNTTRAKLPFGVAQIGKSFRNEITPGNFIFRTREFEQIEIEYFVKPGEELEYFEKWKDDFYNFFLNLGINKDNLRIREHEKDELSHYSNKTIDFEYNFPWGYGELMGIASRTDYDLKRHIEYSGVDLVYFDPYNQQKLIPYVIEPSLGVERLLLVLLIDSFEIEKLPDGTERNLLKLSPKIAPIKAAILPLKKNEPRIVNYAKNIFNELSDYFDVMYDDTAAIGKLYRRQDEIGTPFCITVDFQTIEEDNKVTIRDRDSMQQIRVDRDKIKDCIFDKIKY is encoded by the coding sequence ATGCCTTCCAATACAACTAAGGATATAAAGGAAATTGTTTCTTTATGTAAAAGAAGAGGTTTTATTTTTCAAGGTTCTGAAATTTATGGAGGCTTAGCGAATTCGTGGGATTATGGTCCACTAGGAGCTCAATTAAAAAAAAACATAAAGGATTACTTTTGGAAAGTATTCGTTCAAAAAAGAGATGATATATATCCTATTGATTCATCAATACTTATGCACCCAAAAGTTTGGGAAGCTTCAGGTCATTTAGAAAATTTTAAAGATCCGCTCATAGATTGTAAAGATTGTAAAGAAAGATTTAGAGCAGATAAACTAATAGAAGAGACCACTTCAATTAAAGTAGAAGGGCTAAACAATCAAAAACTATCAGAAATTATAGAAAACAATCAAAATATTAAATGTCCTAATTGTGGAGCACACAATTTTACCCCTGTTAGATCATTTAATCTAATGTTTAAAACATATCAGGGTGTTGTTGAAGGAGAAGAAAATATAATTTACTTAAGACCTGAAACTGCACAAGGAATATTTATAAATTTTTTGAATATATTAAATACAACAAGAGCCAAACTTCCATTTGGAGTTGCTCAAATTGGTAAATCTTTTAGAAATGAGATAACTCCTGGTAATTTTATATTTAGAACAAGGGAATTTGAACAAATTGAAATAGAATATTTTGTTAAACCAGGTGAAGAATTAGAATATTTTGAAAAATGGAAAGATGATTTTTACAACTTTTTCTTAAATTTAGGAATAAATAAGGATAATTTAAGAATAAGAGAACATGAAAAGGATGAACTTTCACATTACTCTAACAAAACAATAGATTTTGAGTATAATTTTCCATGGGGTTATGGAGAATTAATGGGAATAGCGTCACGAACTGATTATGATTTAAAAAGACACATTGAATATTCTGGTGTCGATTTGGTTTATTTTGATCCATATAATCAACAAAAATTGATCCCTTATGTAATAGAACCCTCACTTGGAGTAGAAAGACTCCTTTTAGTTTTACTAATAGATAGTTTTGAAATAGAAAAACTCCCAGATGGTACAGAAAGAAATCTACTTAAACTCTCTCCAAAAATTGCTCCAATTAAAGCAGCTATACTTCCCTTAAAGAAAAATGAACCAAGAATAGTTAATTATGCAAAAAACATTTTTAATGAACTTTCTGATTATTTTGATGTAATGTATGATGACACTGCAGCAATAGGAAAACTTTATAGAAGACAAGATGAAATAGGAACACCATTTTGTATTACTGTTGATTTTCAGACAATTGAAGAAGACAATAAGGTAACCATAAGAGATAGAGATTCAATGCAACAAATAAGAGTAGATAGAGACAAAATAAAAGATTGCATTTTTGATAAAATCAAGTATTAA
- a CDS encoding ATP-binding cassette domain-containing protein: protein MEIISKNLSFSYSNLFVLNNISFVVNKGEVVSFIGPSGCGKTTLLKIIGKIKNNFEGSLQNKFSNISIVFQHDTLLNFRTVYKNLYLPFEMKNIKIDSEINHKIENILKMVGLLEFKDYFPDELSGGMKKRAEIARALVNDPDLLILDEPFSSLDILTREKLNIMLKNIIKKLNITTIIVTHSVEEACFLSDKIFIMSSLPSKIINTLSLKKENTTYYDSFILSEEEKNAENFIRKNVKELWDINEENQKELKKQANNKNLKNTKFYYKFPFFIKSFIKIKSKLLSFLNLIIFLITLFLIKNIFNISDLIFPSPEKIILKFFKTIKDGSIFKDLGITIYESLSGFFIAFFITLFLGIFLSKNKKIYSIIMPYLISFNTIPSVAIAPFIVLWFGFGLTSKIFVSIIVIFFPMLINNISAIKIAYLELEDLIQFYKPNKLKSFLKLEFPKSLPIIFSGIKVSITLSVIGAVVGEFVAGSDGLGSLIRIAKANFDIELMFVGLIWLIILGLSYFKLANFFYNIFNKNKKIKDISNFNS from the coding sequence ATGGAAATAATTTCGAAAAATTTATCATTCAGTTATTCAAATCTCTTTGTTTTAAATAATATTTCTTTTGTAGTTAATAAAGGAGAAGTAGTTTCTTTCATTGGGCCATCTGGTTGTGGTAAAACCACACTTCTAAAAATAATTGGAAAAATAAAAAATAATTTCGAAGGATCTTTGCAAAATAAGTTTTCAAATATAAGTATTGTTTTTCAACATGATACTTTGCTTAATTTCAGAACAGTTTATAAAAATCTTTATCTCCCCTTTGAAATGAAAAACATTAAAATAGATTCTGAAATTAATCATAAAATTGAAAATATTTTAAAAATGGTAGGATTATTAGAATTTAAAGATTATTTCCCTGATGAACTTTCAGGAGGAATGAAAAAAAGAGCAGAAATAGCTCGTGCCTTAGTTAATGATCCCGACCTTCTTATTCTAGATGAACCTTTTTCATCACTTGACATCTTAACAAGAGAAAAATTAAATATAATGTTAAAAAATATTATAAAAAAACTCAATATAACAACAATAATTGTAACACATTCAGTTGAAGAAGCTTGTTTCCTTTCTGATAAAATCTTTATTATGTCATCACTGCCTTCAAAAATTATTAATACTTTATCTTTAAAAAAAGAAAATACTACTTATTATGACTCTTTTATATTAAGTGAGGAAGAGAAAAATGCTGAGAATTTTATAAGAAAAAATGTAAAAGAACTTTGGGACATAAATGAAGAAAATCAAAAAGAACTGAAAAAACAAGCAAATAATAAAAATTTAAAAAATACTAAATTTTATTATAAATTTCCCTTTTTTATAAAATCTTTTATTAAAATTAAATCAAAATTATTATCTTTTCTTAATTTAATAATTTTTTTAATAACGTTATTTTTAATAAAAAATATTTTTAATATCTCAGATCTAATATTTCCATCCCCAGAAAAAATAATACTTAAATTTTTTAAAACTATAAAAGATGGCTCTATTTTTAAAGATTTAGGAATAACTATTTATGAATCTTTATCTGGTTTTTTTATAGCATTTTTTATAACTCTATTTTTAGGTATATTTCTTTCAAAAAACAAAAAAATTTATTCAATCATTATGCCATATCTTATTTCCTTTAATACAATACCTTCTGTAGCAATAGCTCCCTTTATTGTCTTATGGTTTGGATTTGGTTTGACTTCAAAAATATTTGTTTCTATTATTGTAATTTTTTTTCCTATGTTAATCAATAATATTTCAGCTATAAAAATTGCATATTTAGAATTAGAAGATCTAATTCAGTTTTATAAGCCAAATAAACTTAAATCTTTTCTAAAACTGGAATTCCCAAAATCATTACCAATTATATTTAGTGGAATTAAAGTTTCAATAACATTATCAGTAATAGGAGCTGTAGTTGGAGAATTTGTAGCTGGTTCTGACGGACTAGGTAGTTTAATAAGAATAGCAAAAGCTAATTTCGACATCGAATTAATGTTTGTTGGTCTTATATGGTTAATAATACTAGGACTATCGTATTTTAAATTAGCAAACTTTTTTTATAATATTTTTAATAAAAATAAAAAAATAAAAGATATTTCAAATTTTAATTCTTAA
- a CDS encoding ABC transporter substrate-binding protein — MKKKLFIFFSFLILLIFSFLPPNLIKLNSQTLHEVKLAIGFIPHIQFTPLYVGIEKGIYKKYGIDLKIEYGFGIDIFSLLSTEKIDIGLSDSDQLIIAGSKGIELKSIFQYYQKYPVTIVAKKSKIEKIEDFVDKKIGTPDIFGTSFIGLLIFLNYYNLTNKVKIEKIGYTQIASLTSDKVDAAVCFYNNEPVQMEENGINLNYWNVKDISDIVGASFITSNKTLTRKKDIIDNFIVATTEAFNFTTKNIDEAYEIGKKYVKGIDNDKIMKKVLIKTIDLFYHKKGFGYIDKDKYDESIKILYNLGIINKLFNSLNILYLYKN; from the coding sequence ATGAAAAAAAAATTATTTATCTTTTTTTCATTTTTAATTCTATTAATATTTTCATTTTTACCCCCAAATCTAATTAAATTAAATTCTCAAACTTTACATGAGGTTAAATTAGCAATCGGCTTTATACCCCACATTCAATTTACTCCACTTTATGTAGGAATTGAAAAAGGTATATATAAAAAATATGGTATAGATTTAAAAATTGAATATGGGTTTGGTATTGATATTTTTTCACTACTTTCAACAGAAAAAATTGATATTGGTTTAAGTGATTCAGATCAACTAATTATAGCAGGTTCAAAAGGCATAGAATTAAAATCTATTTTCCAGTATTACCAAAAATATCCTGTAACAATAGTAGCAAAGAAGTCAAAAATTGAAAAAATAGAGGATTTTGTTGATAAAAAGATTGGAACTCCTGATATTTTTGGAACTTCTTTTATAGGCTTGTTAATATTTCTTAATTATTATAATCTAACAAACAAAGTAAAGATTGAAAAAATAGGTTACACTCAAATAGCTTCTTTAACTTCAGATAAAGTTGATGCAGCTGTATGTTTTTATAATAATGAACCTGTTCAAATGGAAGAAAATGGTATAAATTTAAATTATTGGAATGTTAAAGATATTTCTGATATTGTCGGAGCATCATTTATAACTTCAAATAAAACTTTAACAAGAAAAAAAGATATAATAGATAATTTTATAGTTGCTACTACAGAAGCATTTAATTTTACAACAAAAAATATTGATGAAGCTTATGAAATTGGGAAAAAATATGTTAAAGGAATAGACAATGACAAAATAATGAAAAAAGTTTTAATTAAAACAATAGATCTTTTCTATCATAAAAAAGGTTTTGGTTATATAGATAAAGATAAATATGATGAATCAATTAAAATACTATATAACCTTGGAATAATAAATAAATTATTTAACTCATTAAATATCTTATACCTATATAAAAATTAA
- a CDS encoding methyl-accepting chemotaxis protein codes for MNNNNLKKELQNYFILADKLTSQYSNSIILSTITTNSLELIFEFISSIKGFTTSILAAFEEMSATNKNINVNLKNIDLEMNSMLDKNNLLVNRFNERTEQIDNIFSKIKESKNVFNRLFENSKIVFESTSAIKDIAEKTNVLAINASIEAAHAGKYGSGFNIISSEVRKLADNTKDLANNISKIVNEFQENFSNINELLKNIGEIMEFLVTDINEIKKNFNENNIIGKKIGQSLTEITNSMDEQTYALSDGLKNIENLSNFSNKTFNLTNALFRAYEEIKNILAKEV; via the coding sequence ATGAATAATAATAATTTAAAAAAAGAGTTACAAAATTATTTCATTTTAGCAGATAAATTAACTTCTCAATATTCAAATTCAATTATATTAAGTACAATTACAACAAATTCCCTTGAACTCATTTTTGAATTTATAAGTTCTATAAAAGGATTTACCACCTCTATTCTTGCTGCATTTGAAGAAATGAGTGCTACAAATAAAAATATTAATGTTAATTTAAAAAATATTGATTTAGAAATGAATTCGATGCTAGATAAAAATAATTTACTTGTTAATAGATTTAACGAAAGAACAGAACAAATAGATAATATATTTTCAAAGATAAAAGAATCAAAAAATGTATTTAATAGGCTTTTTGAAAATTCTAAAATTGTATTTGAATCCACTTCTGCAATAAAAGATATAGCTGAAAAAACAAATGTGTTGGCAATTAATGCTTCTATTGAAGCTGCTCATGCTGGAAAGTATGGTTCTGGGTTTAATATTATTTCTTCTGAAGTTAGGAAACTTGCTGACAATACTAAAGATCTTGCAAATAATATATCAAAAATAGTAAATGAATTTCAAGAAAATTTTAGTAATATTAATGAACTTTTAAAAAATATTGGTGAAATAATGGAATTTTTGGTTACTGATATTAATGAAATAAAGAAAAATTTTAATGAGAATAATATTATTGGTAAAAAGATAGGGCAATCTTTAACTGAAATTACAAATTCTATGGATGAACAAACTTATGCTTTAAGTGATGGACTTAAAAATATAGAGAATTTATCTAACTTTTCAAATAAAACTTTCAACTTGACAAATGCTTTATTTAGGGCTTATGAAGAGATTAAAAATATTCTTGCCAAGGAAGTTTAA
- a CDS encoding FprA family A-type flavoprotein, which translates to MENIKANEVIEGKVLFEKDDYKFIWLGWDKYSEREIIQTNQYLIMTKDMGILLDPGGVSTFSKVVAVVSQYIPMTKIKVIFYTHQDPDVSSGIAMWLGITNANIYISNKWIRFLPHFGIFDASRIVPLKDQGGDIKIDGYQPLIIVPAHFMHSPGNLIIYDPNSKILFSGDIGAAVFPPNKKYLFVEKFEDHLQAIEAFHQRYMASNKVLRYFVDKISKYEIKMICPQHGAIYDGENVKKFLDWLYNLKCGIDIIETIY; encoded by the coding sequence ATGGAAAATATTAAAGCAAATGAAGTAATAGAAGGGAAAGTTTTATTTGAAAAAGATGATTATAAATTTATTTGGCTTGGATGGGATAAATATTCTGAAAGAGAAATCATCCAGACAAACCAATATCTTATTATGACTAAAGATATGGGGATTTTGCTTGATCCAGGTGGTGTTTCTACTTTTTCTAAAGTTGTTGCTGTTGTATCACAATATATTCCTATGACAAAGATAAAAGTTATATTTTATACCCATCAAGATCCTGATGTTTCATCTGGAATAGCTATGTGGCTTGGTATTACAAACGCAAATATTTATATTTCAAATAAATGGATCAGATTTTTACCACATTTTGGCATTTTTGATGCATCTAGGATAGTTCCACTAAAAGATCAAGGAGGTGATATTAAGATAGATGGATATCAACCTCTTATAATAGTTCCAGCTCATTTTATGCATTCTCCAGGGAATTTAATAATTTATGATCCAAATTCAAAAATTCTTTTTTCAGGAGATATTGGAGCAGCAGTTTTTCCTCCAAATAAGAAGTATCTTTTTGTTGAAAAATTTGAAGATCATCTTCAAGCTATTGAGGCCTTTCATCAACGATATATGGCTTCAAATAAAGTGCTTAGATATTTTGTTGATAAAATTTCAAAATATGAAATAAAAATGATTTGTCCACAACATGGTGCAATTTATGATGGAGAAAATGTTAAAAAGTTTTTAGATTGGTTATATAATCTTAAATGTGGTATTGATATAATTGAAACTATTTATTAA
- a CDS encoding co-chaperone GroES has product MKIKPIGDRILIKVNPPETRTKGGIILPDTAQEKTQNGTVVAIGDSDQIKVKVGDKVMYDKYAGTSIKIDDEDHLILKMNDILAIIE; this is encoded by the coding sequence ATGAAAATTAAACCAATTGGTGACAGAATACTAATTAAAGTTAACCCACCAGAAACAAGAACAAAAGGTGGAATAATTTTACCAGATACAGCACAAGAAAAAACTCAAAATGGAACTGTTGTAGCTATAGGGGATTCAGATCAGATTAAGGTTAAAGTTGGCGATAAAGTAATGTATGATAAATATGCTGGTACCTCTATAAAAATTGATGATGAGGACCATCTTATATTAAAGATGAATGATATACTTGCAATAATTGAATAA
- a CDS encoding ATP-binding protein, with amino-acid sequence MFSIPALILSDFEFKKIDIEVALTKGLPYFEIIGLPGKIVKESCFRIKESILKTMSDFPEKKIIVNLSPSDVPKNTKYLDLPIALNILVQFKLSIMKKELNLSLDLIMSYIKELFSEVLFIGELGLDGQIKADENILSYLINASKFGFKYIFVSDIIKNKLYIYNKNINYIKSEIIFVDTLKTLNIFINKIFNKINKNEKINNTYKFFLQEMGYELKNIFNIESNNYIKIVDREGNDNIKNKTDSNSLTFNDYIENFHIKYGLLISLAGFHNLYLKGATGTGKTLLSKILTNYLPPLTYEEKIELAELYSKFGILRDVNFEITRPVRTPHHSITEIAMLGGGNYLSLGEVTLAHRGVLILDEVNLFKKSVIESLREPVNDNFVSISRVNNKIKLPSSFLLFLISNLCPCGASGDDEKICICSKSEIINFNKKISQAIIDRIDINLIVPKVKKDSNLMINVSPIINNHIKEKIFWDDSNIINLLSETISRQIFRYGNRIDYFNGKVVPKIFNEKVKLKREVELYLKDITLNFGLSLRQHEKLIRISRTVADIENKENIDESHIDVSVFYMILQSISYNKSEKLV; translated from the coding sequence ATGTTTTCAATACCTGCTCTTATTTTATCTGATTTTGAATTTAAGAAAATTGATATAGAAGTAGCTTTAACTAAAGGTCTTCCTTATTTTGAAATTATTGGATTACCAGGAAAAATAGTTAAAGAATCCTGTTTTAGGATTAAAGAATCTATATTAAAGACTATGTCAGATTTTCCTGAAAAAAAGATTATTGTAAATCTTTCACCTTCAGATGTTCCAAAGAATACAAAGTATCTTGATCTACCTATAGCATTAAATATTTTAGTACAATTTAAATTGAGTATTATGAAGAAGGAATTAAATTTATCATTAGATTTAATCATGAGTTATATAAAAGAATTGTTTTCTGAAGTTTTATTTATTGGTGAGTTAGGTTTAGATGGCCAAATAAAGGCAGATGAAAATATACTATCTTATCTTATAAATGCATCAAAATTTGGTTTTAAATATATATTTGTGTCTGATATAATTAAAAATAAATTATATATTTATAATAAAAACATTAATTATATTAAATCAGAAATTATCTTTGTAGATACTTTAAAAACTTTAAATATTTTTATTAATAAAATTTTTAACAAGATAAATAAAAATGAAAAAATAAATAATACTTATAAGTTTTTCTTACAAGAAATGGGATATGAGTTAAAAAATATTTTTAATATAGAAAGCAATAATTATATTAAAATAGTTGATAGAGAAGGTAATGATAATATTAAAAACAAAACAGATTCTAACAGTTTGACCTTTAATGATTATATTGAAAATTTTCACATAAAATATGGATTACTTATATCTTTAGCTGGTTTTCATAATTTATATTTAAAAGGAGCTACTGGTACTGGTAAAACACTCCTTTCAAAAATATTAACAAATTATTTACCACCATTAACTTATGAAGAAAAAATAGAACTTGCTGAATTATATTCAAAGTTTGGGATATTAAGGGATGTTAATTTTGAAATTACAAGACCTGTTAGGACTCCTCATCATAGTATTACTGAGATTGCAATGCTTGGAGGTGGGAATTATTTATCATTAGGAGAAGTGACTCTTGCACATAGAGGAGTTCTTATTCTTGATGAAGTAAATTTATTTAAAAAAAGTGTAATAGAAAGTCTAAGAGAACCAGTAAATGATAATTTTGTTTCAATTTCAAGAGTTAATAATAAGATTAAATTACCATCATCTTTTTTATTATTTCTTATTTCAAATTTATGCCCATGTGGGGCTTCAGGTGATGATGAAAAAATTTGTATTTGTTCAAAATCAGAGATAATAAATTTTAATAAAAAAATTTCACAAGCTATAATAGATAGGATTGATATAAATCTTATTGTTCCTAAAGTTAAAAAAGATAGTAACTTAATGATAAATGTAAGCCCTATAATAAATAATCATATTAAAGAAAAAATATTTTGGGATGATTCAAATATTATAAATTTGCTAAGCGAAACTATATCTCGGCAAATTTTTAGATATGGAAATAGGATTGATTATTTTAATGGCAAAGTAGTACCAAAAATATTTAATGAAAAAGTTAAATTAAAAAGAGAGGTTGAACTATATTTGAAGGATATAACATTAAATTTTGGATTATCTTTAAGACAACATGAAAAATTAATAAGGATTTCAAGAACAGTTGCTGATATTGAAAATAAAGAAAATATAGATGAAAGTCATATAGATGTTTCTGTATTTTATATGATTTTGCAAAGTATATCATATAATAAATCAGAAAAGTTAGTTTAA
- the ruvB gene encoding Holliday junction branch migration DNA helicase RuvB — protein MIEEKKCKESYKNFVNKEDTNVLRPSKLDEFIGQDNIKNQLKVYIESAKRRNKTLDHILIYGPAGLGKTTLSSVIANELGSNIKIVSAQVFVKNGDIASLLSSLKNNDVLFIDEIHRLKVNLEEVLFPAMEDFKLDILIGSGVNSRTMRINLPHFTLIGATTKVGNISKPLQTRFGIIIKMDYYDDFSLSKIVQRAANILNINIEDDASAEIGKRSRGTPRIAIRLLKRIYDFSIYMGKDKITKDVVNKSLEEIGIDVYGLDSMDRRMLSTICNDYCGGPVGLATLAINLSEDKKTIEEFYEPYLIQKGFLKRTQKGRIISEKGLEYLAEIGLINNDKIERIKNSLINKESQALF, from the coding sequence ATGATAGAAGAAAAAAAATGTAAGGAATCCTATAAAAATTTTGTTAATAAAGAAGATACAAATGTTTTAAGGCCTTCTAAACTTGATGAATTCATAGGGCAAGATAATATTAAAAATCAATTAAAAGTATATATAGAATCAGCTAAAAGAAGAAATAAAACTCTTGATCATATACTTATTTATGGCCCAGCTGGACTTGGTAAAACTACCCTGTCATCTGTAATAGCTAATGAGCTTGGAAGTAATATTAAAATAGTATCTGCTCAAGTTTTTGTCAAAAATGGAGATATTGCTTCTCTTTTATCTTCTCTTAAAAACAATGATGTTTTATTTATAGATGAAATTCATAGACTTAAAGTAAATCTTGAAGAAGTTTTATTTCCTGCTATGGAAGATTTTAAACTTGATATTCTAATTGGTAGTGGAGTTAATTCAAGAACAATGAGGATTAATTTGCCTCATTTTACTCTTATTGGAGCAACTACTAAAGTTGGCAATATATCTAAACCTTTACAAACTAGATTTGGAATTATAATCAAAATGGACTATTATGATGATTTTTCATTAAGCAAAATAGTACAAAGGGCTGCTAATATTTTAAATATAAATATAGAGGATGATGCATCAGCTGAAATAGGAAAAAGAAGTAGGGGTACTCCTAGAATTGCTATAAGACTATTAAAAAGAATATATGATTTTTCTATTTATATGGGCAAAGATAAAATAACAAAAGATGTTGTTAATAAGTCACTTGAAGAAATTGGAATTGATGTATATGGATTGGATAGTATGGATAGGAGGATGTTATCAACTATTTGTAATGATTATTGTGGTGGCCCTGTTGGTTTAGCAACTCTTGCTATAAATCTATCAGAAGACAAAAAAACTATAGAAGAGTTTTATGAACCATATCTAATTCAAAAAGGGTTTTTAAAAAGAACTCAAAAAGGTAGAATTATAAGTGAAAAGGGGTTAGAATACCTTGCTGAAATCGGTCTAATTAATAATGACAAAATAGAAAGAATTAAAAATTCTTTAATCAATAAAGAAAGTCAAGCTTTATTTTAA